Proteins encoded within one genomic window of Aerococcus viridans:
- the fusA gene encoding elongation factor G: MAKREFPLEKTRNIGIMAHIDAGKTTTTERILFYTGKIHKIGETHDGGAQMDWMEQEQERGITITSAATTAQWKDHRVNIIDTPGHVDFTVEVERSLRVLDGSVALLDAQSGVEPQTETVWRQADTYKVPRIVFVNKMDKMGADFLYSVNTIHERLQANAQPIQLPIGSEDDFEGIIDLVEMNAEVYTSDDGREYEEREIPEEYRELAEKWHTNLIESIADVNEDIMEKYLEGEEISKEELKTAIRTATTNVDFFPVMCGSAFKNKGVQLMLDAVIDYLPAPTDVPPIQGHAFDNPEEVIEVRANDDAPFSALAFKVMTDPFVGRLTFFRVYSGTVQSGSYIQNATKDKRERLGRILMMHANSRSEVDEVFSGDIAAAVGLKDTTTGDTLCDVDNKVILESMEFPEPVIEVAIEPDTKADQDKMSIALGKLAEEDPTFRASTDHETGQTIIAGMGELHLDIIVDRLKREFNVSATVGAPQVSYRETFTQQTQVQGKFVRQSGGKGQYGDVWIEFTPNEEGAGFEFENAIVGGVVPREYIPAVEAGLKDAMENGVLAGFPLIDVKAKLYDGSYHDVDSSETAFKVAASLALRNAIKTAKPVILEPMMRVDIQVPEEYLGDVMGHVSARRGRIEGQTPRGNALMINSQVPLSEMFGYATTLRSATQGRGTFTMTFDHYEAVPKSIQEDIIKQYGKGSEN, translated from the coding sequence ATGGCTAAAAGAGAATTCCCTCTTGAAAAGACTCGTAATATCGGTATCATGGCCCACATCGATGCTGGTAAAACGACGACTACTGAACGTATCTTGTTCTACACTGGTAAAATCCATAAAATCGGTGAAACTCACGATGGTGGGGCACAAATGGACTGGATGGAGCAAGAACAAGAACGTGGTATCACTATTACATCTGCTGCAACAACTGCACAATGGAAAGACCACCGTGTAAACATCATTGATACCCCAGGACACGTGGACTTCACTGTTGAAGTTGAGCGTTCATTGCGTGTATTAGATGGTTCAGTAGCTTTACTAGATGCCCAATCGGGTGTAGAGCCTCAAACAGAAACTGTTTGGCGTCAAGCAGATACTTATAAAGTACCTCGTATTGTATTCGTAAATAAAATGGATAAAATGGGTGCAGACTTCTTATACTCTGTAAACACTATCCACGAACGTTTACAAGCAAACGCTCAACCTATCCAATTACCAATTGGTTCTGAAGATGACTTCGAAGGTATCATTGACTTAGTGGAAATGAACGCTGAAGTTTACACTTCTGATGACGGTAGAGAATACGAAGAACGCGAAATTCCAGAAGAATACCGCGAATTAGCTGAAAAATGGCACACAAACCTAATTGAATCAATCGCTGACGTGAATGAAGATATTATGGAGAAATACCTTGAAGGTGAAGAGATTTCTAAAGAAGAGTTGAAAACGGCTATCCGTACAGCAACTACTAACGTTGACTTCTTCCCTGTAATGTGTGGTTCTGCCTTTAAAAATAAAGGTGTTCAATTAATGCTTGATGCAGTTATCGACTACTTACCTGCACCAACTGATGTACCACCAATCCAAGGTCATGCATTTGACAACCCAGAAGAAGTGATCGAAGTTCGTGCGAACGACGATGCACCATTCTCAGCATTGGCGTTTAAAGTGATGACTGACCCATTCGTAGGTCGTTTAACTTTCTTCCGTGTATACTCTGGTACTGTTCAATCAGGTTCATACATCCAAAATGCTACTAAAGACAAACGTGAACGTTTAGGTCGTATCTTAATGATGCACGCTAACTCTCGTTCTGAAGTAGATGAAGTATTCTCTGGTGATATCGCTGCTGCCGTAGGTCTTAAAGACACTACTACAGGTGATACTTTATGTGACGTTGACAACAAAGTTATCCTTGAGTCAATGGAATTCCCTGAGCCAGTTATTGAAGTTGCTATCGAGCCAGATACTAAAGCTGACCAAGACAAAATGTCTATCGCTTTAGGTAAATTAGCTGAAGAAGATCCAACTTTCCGTGCGTCAACTGACCACGAAACTGGTCAAACAATCATCGCTGGTATGGGTGAACTTCACCTTGACATCATCGTTGACCGTTTGAAACGTGAATTCAATGTTTCTGCAACTGTAGGTGCGCCTCAAGTATCTTACCGTGAAACATTCACACAACAAACTCAAGTTCAAGGTAAATTCGTTCGTCAATCAGGTGGTAAAGGTCAATACGGTGACGTATGGATCGAATTCACACCTAACGAAGAAGGTGCTGGATTTGAATTTGAAAATGCAATCGTCGGTGGTGTGGTTCCTCGTGAATACATCCCTGCTGTTGAAGCTGGTCTTAAAGATGCAATGGAAAACGGTGTATTAGCTGGATTCCCATTAATCGATGTGAAAGCTAAACTTTACGATGGTTCTTACCATGATGTCGATTCATCTGAGACAGCCTTCAAAGTTGCTGCTTCATTAGCGTTACGTAACGCTATTAAAACTGCTAAACCTGTAATTCTTGAACCAATGATGCGTGTGGACATCCAAGTTCCTGAAGAATACTTAGGGGACGTTATGGGTCACGTATCAGCTCGTCGTGGACGTATCGAAGGTCAAACACCACGTGGTAACGCGTTGATGATCAACTCACAAGTTCCATTATCAGAAATGTTTGGTTACGCAACTACTTTACGTTCTGCAACTCAAGGACGTGGTACTTTCACAATGACATTCGATCATTACGAAGCTGTACCGAAATCTATTCAAGAAGACATTATCAAACAATATGGTAAAGGTTCAGAAAATTAA
- the tuf gene encoding elongation factor Tu, translated as MAKQTYERTKPHVNVGTLGHVDHGKTTLSAAIATVLAKHGFGEAQDYASIDNAPEEQERGITINTSHIEYETANRHYAHIDAPGHADYVKNMITGAAQMDGAILVVSAADGPMPQTREHILLAGQIGVPAFVVFLNKVDQVDDEELLELVEMEVRDLLSEYNYPGDDLPVIAGSALLALQGDEAQEAKIMELMEAVDSYIPEPERDNDKPFMMPIEDVFSITGRGTVATGRVERGEVRTGDEVDIVGIAEQIGKSVVTGVEMFRKNLDYAQAGDNIGALLRGVQREDIQRGQVLAAPGSITPHTKFKAQVYVLSKEEGGRHTPFLTNYRPQFYFRTTDITGVITLPEDVAMVMPGDNVDMDVELIHPVAIEDGTKFSIREGGRTVGAGTITSIEA; from the coding sequence ATGGCAAAACAAACATATGAACGTACAAAACCCCATGTTAACGTTGGTACTTTAGGACACGTTGACCACGGTAAAACAACTTTATCAGCTGCAATCGCAACTGTATTAGCTAAACACGGTTTCGGTGAAGCTCAAGACTACGCTTCAATCGATAACGCTCCAGAAGAGCAAGAACGTGGTATTACAATCAATACTTCACATATCGAGTACGAAACAGCTAACCGTCACTACGCGCATATCGACGCCCCAGGACATGCTGACTACGTTAAAAACATGATCACTGGTGCTGCTCAAATGGATGGTGCGATCTTAGTAGTATCTGCTGCTGATGGTCCAATGCCACAAACTCGTGAGCACATCCTTTTAGCTGGCCAAATCGGTGTTCCTGCATTCGTAGTATTCTTAAACAAAGTTGACCAAGTTGACGATGAAGAATTACTAGAATTAGTTGAAATGGAAGTTCGTGACTTATTATCTGAGTACAACTACCCAGGTGACGATCTACCTGTAATCGCTGGTTCTGCTTTATTAGCATTACAAGGCGATGAAGCTCAAGAAGCTAAAATCATGGAATTAATGGAAGCTGTAGACTCTTACATTCCAGAACCAGAACGTGACAACGACAAACCATTCATGATGCCAATTGAGGATGTATTCTCAATCACTGGTCGTGGTACTGTTGCTACAGGTCGTGTTGAACGTGGTGAAGTTCGTACAGGTGACGAAGTTGACATCGTTGGTATTGCTGAACAAATCGGTAAATCAGTTGTAACTGGTGTTGAAATGTTCCGTAAAAACTTAGACTACGCTCAAGCTGGTGACAACATCGGTGCATTATTACGTGGTGTTCAACGTGAAGACATCCAACGTGGTCAAGTATTGGCTGCTCCTGGTTCAATCACTCCACATACTAAATTTAAAGCGCAAGTTTACGTTTTATCTAAAGAAGAAGGTGGACGTCATACACCATTCTTAACTAACTACCGTCCACAATTCTACTTCCGTACTACTGACATTACTGGTGTTATCACTTTACCAGAAGACGTAGCTATGGTTATGCCTGGTGACAACGTTGATATGGACGTTGAATTGATTCACCCAGTTGCGATCGAAGATGGTACTAAATTCTCTATCCGTGAAGGTGGACGTACTGTAGGTGCGGGTACAATCACTTCAATCGAAGCTTAA
- a CDS encoding glycosyltransferase → MPAYNESATILSTINNLLYQDYKIFEIIVVDDGSTDGTGQKVIDAFDFSLITHPIRLQVPSKHIQAVYGHKIGRISIKLIRKENGGE, encoded by the coding sequence GTGCCAGCTTATAATGAGAGTGCGACCATTCTTTCGACAATCAATAACTTGTTGTACCAGGATTACAAAATTTTTGAAATAATTGTTGTCGATGATGGATCTACAGATGGTACTGGGCAAAAAGTGATTGATGCATTTGATTTTTCACTTATAACCCATCCAATTCGTCTTCAAGTCCCTAGTAAACATATACAAGCGGTTTATGGTCATAAAATAGGACGCATTTCGATTAAATTGATTCGCAAAGAGAATGGGGGGGAATAA
- a CDS encoding glycosyltransferase family 2 protein, with product MGGNKADSVNAGINVSEYPYIVSMDADEILQADALKHAIRPFFEDATTVAVGGLLGISNDVVFKHAYPVETKISKSLVAAMQSLEYSRAFMGSRIFSDAFNGNLNVSGGFGLFKKEALIRVNGYDVNSVAEDMDLALRSHRYYVENKIPYNNRYVANAICWTQAPFTLKDLAK from the coding sequence ATGGGGGGGAATAAGGCTGACTCTGTAAATGCTGGGATTAACGTTTCAGAGTATCCGTATATTGTGTCAATGGATGCCGATGAAATTTTACAAGCGGACGCCTTAAAGCATGCGATTAGACCTTTCTTTGAGGACGCGACTACGGTTGCTGTTGGTGGTTTATTAGGCATTTCAAATGATGTTGTTTTTAAACATGCATATCCTGTGGAAACAAAAATCTCTAAAAGTTTGGTAGCAGCTATGCAGTCACTAGAGTATTCACGAGCCTTTATGGGCTCTCGCATTTTTAGCGATGCTTTTAATGGTAATTTAAATGTATCGGGTGGGTTTGGTCTCTTTAAAAAGGAAGCGCTTATTCGTGTGAATGGTTATGATGTGAATAGTGTGGCTGAAGACATGGACTTGGCTTTACGCTCACATCGGTATTACGTGGAGAATAAAATCCCCTATAATAATCGGTATGTTGCGAATGCAATCTGTTGGACGCAAGCGCCTTTTACTTTAAAAGACTTGGCGAAATAG
- a CDS encoding carbamoyl phosphate synthase small subunit produces the protein MEKILLLETGETFYGEAFGATKEVIGEVVFSTGMTGYQESLTDQSYNGQMLTFTFPLIGNYGVNADDFESVDPTVKAIICREVARFPSNWRSKMSLDEFLVEYDIPGIKHIDTRQLTKTIRSHGTMKASLLNEGTDIEAALATLRATDLPTNQVAQVSTKTRYVNPNAGKNVVVVDFGLKHSILRELNKRECNVTVVPYDTTAQEILRLAPDGVMLTNGPGDPTSIPETLDMINEIQGKIPLFGICLGHQLLCLANGGETFKMKFGHRGFNHPVREIATGRIDFTSQNHGYAVDADSLVHTDLEITHIEINDETVEGVRHKTLPAFSVQYHPDAAPGPHDADHLFDRFIELMDNNKNLEGIFNAKTY, from the coding sequence ATGGAAAAAATATTGTTGTTAGAAACTGGTGAAACATTTTATGGTGAAGCTTTTGGTGCTACGAAAGAGGTTATTGGCGAAGTAGTCTTTTCAACAGGAATGACAGGTTATCAAGAATCATTAACTGACCAGAGTTATAACGGTCAAATGTTAACATTTACCTTTCCATTAATTGGAAACTATGGTGTAAATGCTGATGATTTTGAATCTGTAGACCCTACAGTGAAGGCTATCATTTGTCGTGAAGTTGCACGTTTCCCATCTAACTGGCGATCAAAAATGAGCTTGGATGAGTTCTTAGTGGAATATGATATACCAGGCATTAAACATATTGATACGCGTCAATTAACCAAAACAATCCGTAGTCACGGAACGATGAAAGCTAGTTTACTAAATGAGGGGACTGACATTGAAGCTGCGCTTGCGACACTTCGCGCGACAGACTTGCCTACAAACCAAGTAGCGCAAGTATCAACTAAAACGCGATATGTGAATCCAAATGCTGGTAAGAATGTGGTCGTAGTAGACTTTGGTTTGAAACATTCAATTTTACGTGAATTAAACAAACGTGAGTGTAATGTAACGGTGGTACCATATGATACAACTGCCCAAGAAATTTTACGTTTAGCTCCGGATGGCGTCATGTTAACCAACGGCCCTGGGGATCCAACGAGTATTCCAGAAACTTTAGACATGATTAATGAAATTCAAGGTAAAATACCTTTGTTTGGTATCTGTCTTGGTCACCAATTGTTATGTTTAGCGAATGGTGGCGAAACCTTCAAAATGAAATTCGGCCATCGTGGCTTTAACCACCCTGTACGTGAAATTGCTACTGGTCGTATTGATTTCACTTCTCAAAACCACGGTTATGCGGTAGATGCTGATTCATTAGTGCATACAGATTTAGAAATCACTCATATCGAAATCAACGATGAAACGGTAGAAGGTGTGCGCCACAAAACTTTACCTGCTTTTAGTGTGCAATATCATCCTGATGCAGCACCAGGACCACATGATGCAGACCACTTATTTGATCGTTTTATTGAATTAATGGATAACAACAAGAACTTGGAGGGAATATTTAATGCCAAAACGTACTGA
- the carB gene encoding carbamoyl-phosphate synthase large subunit: protein MPKRTDIHKIMVIGSGPIIIGQAAEFDYAGTQACLSLREEGYEVVLVNSNPATIMTDTEIADKVYIEPITLEFVSRILRKERPDAILPTLGGQTGLNMAIELANDGILDELGIQLLGTKLSAIDQAEDRDLFRNLMRELNEPVPESDIVHTVDEALAFAEQAGYPVIVRPAFTMGGTGGGICNDPAELREIVAKGLKLSPVNQCLIEISIAGYKEIEYEVMRDSADNALVVCNMENFDPVGIHTGDSIVFAPTLTLTDYENQILRDASLKIIRALGIEGGCNVQLALDPNSFNYYVIEVNPRVSRSSALASKATGYPIAKIAAKIAVGLTLDEMINPVTGTTLAEFEPALDYVVAKIPRWPFDKFEKGDRQLGTQMKATGEVMAIGTNLEEALLKAVRSLEIGAEHMATTASREADEVTLIDKIPRAQDDRIFYLAEALRRGYTIEQLHDMTKINLYFLDVLMHIVELENTLEANKEDVAVLKEAKRYGFSDLAISRLWENDLADVRDLRAANGICPVYKTVDTCAAEFESNTPYYYSTYSADNESMPSDKKTVLVLGSGPIRIGQGVEFDYATVHSVKAIQQAGYEAIIMNNNPETVSTDFSISDKLYFEPLTLEDVLHVIDLEQPEGVIVQFGGQTAINLAEPLHALGIPILGTTVEDLDRAEDRDLFEQALTDLGIPQPEGFTAMSVEDALQIPSKIGYPVLVRPSYVLGGRGMEIVDNDADLRSYMEDAMIASPDRPILIDHYVVGTEVEVDAICDGENVLIPGIMEHIERSGVHSGDSMAVYPSQSLSDEVKATIVDYTERLSFGLNCLGMMNIQFIVQDGQVYVIEVNPRASRTVPFLSKVTGIPMAQVATRAILGESIIDQGYQPGLYAEGNMVHVKAPVFSFTKLNLVDPQLGPEMKSTGEVMGSDINLQKALYKAFAGSNIHVNDFGNVLFTITKADVAESLALAQRFRQIGFSVMVTGDMQAEFEAADIDTVAVTSNEVTDEKEIEQTLVNLITEERAQIIINTWGRARHDQNSGQLIRKAAIERGVPLLTSIDTAEAILYVLEDRGFQINALV from the coding sequence ATGCCAAAACGTACTGATATTCACAAGATTATGGTTATCGGATCTGGTCCAATTATCATCGGACAGGCAGCAGAATTTGACTATGCTGGTACACAAGCATGCTTATCTTTACGTGAAGAAGGTTATGAAGTTGTATTAGTTAACTCCAATCCAGCAACTATCATGACTGACACGGAAATTGCTGACAAAGTGTATATTGAACCGATTACGCTAGAATTTGTATCACGCATCTTACGTAAAGAGCGTCCAGACGCGATTCTACCTACTTTAGGTGGCCAAACAGGCTTAAACATGGCGATTGAATTAGCCAATGATGGTATTTTAGATGAATTAGGTATCCAATTATTGGGTACAAAATTATCAGCTATCGATCAAGCTGAAGACCGTGACCTTTTCCGTAATCTAATGCGTGAATTGAATGAACCAGTTCCTGAGAGTGATATTGTACATACAGTTGACGAAGCACTAGCTTTTGCAGAACAGGCTGGTTATCCAGTAATTGTACGTCCTGCCTTTACCATGGGTGGAACAGGTGGGGGGATTTGTAATGACCCTGCTGAATTACGTGAAATTGTTGCTAAGGGCCTTAAATTATCGCCTGTAAACCAATGTTTGATTGAAATTTCAATCGCTGGTTACAAGGAAATCGAATACGAAGTAATGCGTGATAGCGCAGATAATGCTTTGGTTGTTTGTAACATGGAAAACTTTGACCCAGTTGGTATTCATACAGGAGATTCAATTGTTTTCGCACCGACCTTGACTCTAACAGACTACGAAAACCAAATTTTGCGCGATGCATCATTAAAGATTATCCGTGCCTTAGGTATTGAAGGTGGTTGCAATGTCCAATTAGCCTTAGATCCAAACAGCTTCAATTACTACGTTATTGAAGTAAACCCACGGGTGAGCCGTTCTTCAGCGCTTGCATCTAAAGCAACTGGTTATCCAATCGCTAAAATTGCAGCCAAAATCGCAGTAGGGTTAACACTTGATGAAATGATCAACCCTGTAACAGGTACAACCTTAGCCGAATTTGAACCAGCTTTGGACTATGTGGTTGCGAAGATTCCACGTTGGCCATTCGATAAATTCGAGAAAGGTGATCGTCAGTTAGGTACTCAAATGAAAGCCACTGGTGAAGTCATGGCTATTGGTACGAACCTTGAAGAAGCGCTGTTAAAAGCTGTCCGTTCACTAGAAATTGGTGCTGAACACATGGCAACAACTGCTAGTCGCGAAGCTGATGAAGTAACCTTAATTGATAAGATTCCACGTGCACAAGATGACCGCATCTTCTACTTAGCTGAAGCTTTGCGCCGCGGATATACCATTGAACAATTGCATGACATGACAAAAATTAATCTCTATTTCCTAGATGTTTTAATGCACATTGTAGAATTAGAAAATACACTTGAAGCCAATAAAGAAGATGTTGCTGTCTTAAAAGAAGCAAAACGTTATGGTTTCTCTGATTTAGCCATCTCTAGACTATGGGAAAATGATTTAGCAGATGTACGTGACTTACGAGCTGCAAACGGCATTTGCCCAGTCTACAAAACCGTTGACACCTGTGCGGCCGAGTTTGAATCGAACACACCATACTACTATTCTACCTATAGTGCTGATAACGAAAGTATGCCTTCAGACAAAAAGACTGTTTTAGTATTAGGTTCAGGTCCCATCCGTATCGGTCAAGGGGTAGAATTTGACTACGCCACAGTTCACTCTGTTAAAGCAATCCAACAAGCTGGCTACGAAGCGATTATCATGAATAACAACCCAGAAACAGTTTCAACTGATTTCTCTATTTCGGATAAACTTTACTTCGAACCACTTACTTTAGAAGACGTACTACATGTCATCGACCTTGAACAACCAGAAGGGGTTATTGTACAATTTGGTGGTCAAACAGCGATAAATCTAGCTGAACCATTACATGCATTAGGTATTCCTATCTTAGGGACAACCGTAGAAGACTTAGATCGTGCTGAAGACCGTGACTTGTTCGAGCAAGCCTTAACAGACTTAGGAATCCCTCAACCAGAAGGTTTTACAGCAATGTCTGTAGAAGATGCTTTACAAATCCCAAGTAAGATTGGTTATCCAGTCTTAGTACGTCCAAGTTATGTCTTAGGTGGGCGTGGTATGGAAATCGTGGATAACGATGCCGACTTACGCAGCTATATGGAAGATGCCATGATTGCCTCTCCAGACCGTCCAATTTTGATTGACCATTATGTAGTGGGTACCGAAGTCGAAGTCGATGCAATTTGTGACGGTGAAAATGTCTTAATCCCAGGAATTATGGAACATATCGAACGTTCTGGGGTCCACTCAGGTGACTCTATGGCCGTTTATCCTTCACAAAGTCTATCTGATGAGGTGAAGGCGACCATCGTCGATTACACTGAACGTCTATCTTTTGGCTTAAATTGCTTGGGTATGATGAATATTCAATTCATTGTTCAAGATGGCCAAGTTTATGTGATTGAAGTAAATCCACGTGCCAGCCGTACAGTACCTTTCTTGAGTAAGGTAACGGGTATTCCAATGGCACAAGTAGCAACGCGTGCTATCCTTGGCGAAAGCATTATTGACCAAGGTTACCAACCAGGTCTTTACGCTGAAGGCAACATGGTTCATGTAAAAGCACCAGTATTCTCATTCACTAAATTGAACCTAGTTGATCCGCAATTAGGACCAGAAATGAAATCAACTGGTGAAGTGATGGGTTCAGATATCAACCTTCAAAAAGCACTATACAAGGCCTTTGCAGGTAGCAACATCCACGTCAATGATTTCGGTAATGTCTTGTTCACAATTACCAAGGCTGATGTAGCAGAAAGTTTGGCATTGGCACAACGTTTCCGTCAAATTGGCTTCAGTGTCATGGTAACGGGCGACATGCAAGCGGAATTTGAAGCTGCAGATATTGATACTGTTGCAGTGACCTCAAATGAAGTAACAGACGAAAAAGAAATTGAGCAAACATTAGTGAACTTGATTACCGAAGAACGTGCACAAATTATCATTAATACATGGGGTCGCGCGCGACACGACCAAAACTCGGGTCAATTAATTCGTAAAGCTGCCATCGAGCGTGGTGTGCCACTATTAACATCCATCGATACAGCAGAAGCAATTCTATACGTATTGGAAGACCGCGGTTTCCAAATCAATGCGTTAGTATAA
- a CDS encoding energy-coupling factor transporter transmembrane component T family protein — MAKTQAQTLGYIAHDTPLHRLSGATKLIAFITLSVIAMTSYDTRFLIGLGILSLVLFWLSKIRWSEVNTVIYFILFFSILNLITIYIFEPEYGVQLYGSRTVIAEGIGRYTITQEQLFYEFNLFVKYFSTIPLALIFILTTNPSEFASSLNRIGVSYRIAYAVALALRYIPDIQSQFFAVRQSQQARGIEMSKKAPFFQRIKRSAQVIMPLIFSSLDRIEVISQSMELRRFGKENRRTWYSARPFKRGDFLALFVTVIIVAIGIYLFFTNGGRFYNPFQ; from the coding sequence ATGGCTAAAACACAAGCCCAAACATTAGGCTACATTGCCCATGACACGCCACTTCACCGTTTATCTGGTGCAACCAAGTTAATTGCCTTTATCACCCTTTCGGTTATTGCCATGACATCCTACGATACAAGATTTCTGATTGGCTTGGGTATTTTGTCGCTTGTACTCTTTTGGCTTTCCAAGATTCGATGGTCTGAAGTGAATACAGTCATTTACTTTATCCTCTTCTTCTCTATTTTGAACCTAATTACGATCTATATTTTCGAACCAGAATACGGGGTTCAACTCTATGGATCACGTACGGTGATTGCTGAAGGTATTGGTCGTTATACCATCACTCAGGAACAACTATTCTATGAGTTTAATCTGTTTGTTAAATATTTCTCGACCATACCCCTGGCTTTAATTTTTATCTTAACGACAAACCCTAGTGAGTTTGCTTCTTCCTTAAACCGGATTGGGGTTTCCTACCGTATTGCTTATGCTGTGGCCTTAGCCTTACGCTATATTCCGGATATCCAAAGTCAATTCTTTGCTGTTCGTCAAAGCCAACAAGCGCGCGGGATTGAAATGTCAAAAAAGGCGCCCTTTTTCCAACGCATTAAGCGTTCGGCTCAGGTTATCATGCCTTTGATATTTTCTAGTCTCGACCGCATTGAAGTGATTAGCCAATCGATGGAATTGCGTCGTTTTGGTAAAGAAAATCGACGTACATGGTATAGCGCACGCCCCTTCAAGCGTGGGGATTTCCTTGCCCTGTTTGTGACAGTCATCATTGTAGCGATTGGTATATATCTATTCTTTACCAATGGTGGTCGTTTCTATAATCCATTTCAATAA